In the Mytilus galloprovincialis chromosome 10, xbMytGall1.hap1.1, whole genome shotgun sequence genome, one interval contains:
- the LOC143048474 gene encoding toll-like receptor 4, translated as MFLMINLMFVYLTVGHVNTDAARGRKCYFSAKCRCFSFLPTPYYNAVCSHSTLHVIPVFKDNIRSIDLSYNRIQKIQNRHFSYNGNLKELNLSHNKIKTLSKYSFYGLRKLSKLIVSQNAIDSVETNTFFYLQSLAYLDMKQTKINISTLQSLPLLKTLRMDFILNESNSLSFRLLHLKHLDLSGLSGRCEARTLTEDVFKFIPNIEDLNFSACKINWIYKGTFQFMRNLSILNLSYNPCLKFSGVENVTQDLSYTSIKILKLTKIHKTFEMNTMIKRSHLRHLKKTNLTEIHVNSNRIQKVEKGALLFLPSSIRTISMSDNEFSYGDYLSEIMVVPVEHVNISELFKSHIPSNHEERCDHRNEINFPEEEVEKHISSIRPNFVPLPHRLKSFVYRKCLIRYEIPAMNLSENSIEYLDGHQNMFYSLIGPLCPLDHVTYLDLSDNMSSNISKVFFQCTPNLKILRLQNNLLGFVLPDDVNGEVLHHVSHLREINLSENRIPTLPYHFFKAQVSVRRLYLDGNLLDYLIFKIDHMKNLNFLGLSNNRFSYLDKPARNQLETVLKNNKNLSIDISGNPLKCTCDTKDFIQWMGNTKILFNNLHFYTCRLSTDKKQNLNNPKRLYEVLQKECASYTSLVIGLLSLVVLFVSILTFGLVYRHRWRIRYMYYMVKIRYFETKQKTHEKKIYSYDAFVSYESNDRSFVHGELLRKLENDAGLKLCIHQRDFLPGRDIAENITSAIHDSRKIVVIMSQNYLDSYWCMFEYNMARVESIYSRNKEHILFLVFLQQMSPGSLPLLVLELVQSQSYIEYPNDEYGDTVFWEKTEGSFDIDAKGLQLTMIC; from the coding sequence ATGTTCCTCATGATCAACCTTATGTTTGTATACCTCACTGTCGGCCATGTAAATACAGATGCTGCAAGAGGGAGGAAATGTTACTTTTCAGCAAAATGTCGTTGTTTCTCTTTTTTACCGACACCATACTACAACGCAGTATGTTCCCATTCAACGTTGCATGTCATTCCAGTCTTCAAAGATAACATACGCAGCATCGATTTAAGTTATAATCgtatacaaaaaatacaaaacagacATTTTAGTTACAATGGCAATCTGAAGGAATTAAATCTGTCACACAACAAGATTAAAACATTATCAAAGTACTCTTTTTATGGACTGCGAAAATTGTCAAAGCTGATTGTAAGCCAAAATGCAATAGACAGTGTAGAAACTAAcacttttttctatttacagtctTTGGCATATTTAGACATGAAACaaactaaaatcaatatttcaacTCTGCAATCTCTTCCGTTGCTTAAAACATTAAGAATGGACTTTATACTAAATGAGAGTAACAGTTTATCATTTAGACTTTTGCATTTAAAACATCTTGACCTGTCAGGATTGTCTGGTAGATGTGAGGCTAGAACATTGACCGAGGATGTGTTCAAATTTATTCCTAACATAGAGGATCTTAACTTTTCCGCGTGTAAAATCAATTGGATCTATAAGGGAACTTTTCAATTCATGAGGAATCTTTCAATATTGAACTTATCTTATAATCCTTGCCTTAAATTTTCAGGGGTTGAAAATGTAACCCAGGATTTGTCATACACCTCTATCAAGATTTTAAAGTTGActaaaattcataaaacatttgAGATGAATACGATGATCAAACGATCACATTTAAGACACTTGAAGAAAACAAATCTTACAGAAATACACGTCAATAGTAATAGGATACAAAAAGTAGAGAAAGGGGCATTACTTTTTCTACCGAGTTCAATTCGTACTATATCCATGTCCGATAATGAATTCTCATACGGCGATTACCTTTCGGAGATTATGGTTGTACCAGTTGAACATGTAAACATTTCCGAATTGTTTAAATCTCATATTCCTTCAAACCACGAGGAACGATGCGACCACCGAAATGAAATTAATTTTCCGGAAGAGGAAGTCGAAAAACACATTTCATCAATACGACCAAATTTTGTTCCGTTGCCACACAGGCTGAAATCATTTGTCTACAGAAAATGTTTGATTCGATACGAAATACCAGCAATGAATTTGTCGGAAAATTCGATCGAGTATCTTGATGGTCATCAAAATATGTTCTACTCTTTGATAGGTCCATTGTGTCCCCTCGATCACGTGACATATCTGGATCTGTCTGATAATATGAGTTCTAATATATCAAAAGTGTTCTTCCAGTGTACTCCCAATTTAAAGATACTGCGGTTACAAAATAATCTTTTAGGATTTGTTCTGCCTGATGATGTTAACGGTGAAGTATTACATCATGTTTCACATCTTAGAGAAATAAACCTATCAGAAAATAGAATACCAACATTACCATATCATTTTTTTAAGGCACAAGTTTCAGTTCGACGTTTATACTTAGATGGTAACTTGTTAGATTATCTTATATTCAAGATTGACCATATGAAGAACCTTAATTTTTTAGGTCTATCTAACAACCGATTTTCGTATTTGGATAAACCAGCTAGGAATCAGTTAGAAACTGTATTAAAGAATAACAAAAATCTAAGCATTGATATAAGTGGGAATCCTCTAAAGTGTACGTGTGATACCAAAGATTTTATACAATGGATGGGAAACACGAAGATTCTATTTAATAACCTGCATTTCTACACGTGCAGATTATCTAccgataaaaaacaaaacttaaataaTCCAAAGCGTTTATATGAAGTTTTGCAAAAGGAATGTGCCTCTTACACGTCCTTAGTTATAGGATTACTATCCTtggttgttttgtttgtttccaTTCTGACTTTTGGGTTAGTGTACAGACACAGGTGGAGGATTCGATATATGTACTACATGGTTAAAATAAGATATTTTGAAACTAAGCAAAAGACTCACGAGAAGAAGATATACAGTTATGATGCTTTTGTTTCATACGAAAGTAATGATCGATCATTTGTCCATGGAGAACTTCTTCGAAAACTAGAGAACGATGCCGGATTGAAATTATGCATTCATCAAAGAGATTTTCTCCCGGGACGGGATATTGCAGAAAATATAACTTCTGCTATTCACGACAGTCGCAAAATTGTCGTCATAATGTCTCAAAACTATTTAGATTCATATTGGTGTATGTTCGAATATAACATGGCCAGAGTAGAAAGTATTTATTCAAGAAACAAAGAACATATTTTGTTCCTAGTTTTCTTGCAACAAATGTCACCTGGAAGTTTGCCATTACTTGTTTTAGAACTTGTACAGTCACAATCGTACATAGAATACCCTAACGATGAATATGGAGACACAGTTTTTTGGGAAAAAACTGAAGGAAGTTTTGACATAGACGCCAAAGGCCTGCAATTAACGATGATTTGTTGA